Part of the Salvelinus sp. IW2-2015 unplaced genomic scaffold, ASM291031v2 Un_scaffold6776, whole genome shotgun sequence genome, CTTAAAAAGGAAAATTAAAGCATTACAAGAGCAGGCTGACGGTGCAGAAGAGTCGGCAGAGAGGCGGCAGAAGGAACTGGGTCTGGAGAGGGATGCGAGAGAATCCGTAAACCCTGGCTAATAATTTAAGACAATTAGTCTGCAGCCTGCCTGGACGACAGTAATTACGTATAATCTGATCAACACGGCTCTGGCTAGAACGATAGACAGAATATAGATGATTTTACGGTActaaaaaatctatattttgtcTGTCATGTGATGTGCTAAAAGGATGGAGAAATGGGACAGTGAGAATCGATTTAATGGTAAAACGTGGCAGGCAGGAAYGCTCCAAAATAAACACATTAGCCTAGGCTGCTGCAGTTTCAGCATGCTCCAGTCSATCATACACTATCATCCTACACCTCCTGTagctacatacatttacataattgtCAGCTTATTATGTTTATATTGGTCACTGCCTTTCCAAACATACCAATTAGGCctatataaatgtatattttatacaATCTTGTctatagaatgttatatataatgCTGGAGATTAGCATGAAATtacaggggctcccgagtggtgcagcggtctaaggcactgcatctcagtgttagaggggtcactacagaccctggttccattccaggctgtatcacaaccggccgtgattgggagtcccatagggcggcgcacaattggcccagcgtcgtccgggttagggtttggttggggtaggtcgtcattgtaaataagaatttgttcttaactgacttgcctagttaaatgaaggttaaataaataaataaaatacagtgtGGTCTGGGCCCTTATCCCTTTCTCACACATTTAAACATTAATCCCCTATAGTGTTAAGAAGCTCCCCACAGAGGTGTCCAAATGTGACCCCCAACCTCCTCCACTACACATCTCTCCAGATACTGTATTATGCAAGAAAGTGTGACTGTCTGAGTGTGCATCAGGTTGACATTGTGGTTTCTCCATGTTGTGCTCACTTAGGCCGAGGCTGATGTAGCTTCCCTGAACAGACGTATCCAACTGGTTGAGGAGGAGTTGGATCGTGCTCAGGAGCGTCTGGCCACAGCTCTGACCAAGCTGGAGGAGGCTGAGAAGGCTGCTGATGAGAGTGAGAGGTGAGCAGCAGCACTCAGAGACTCCGACTCTGTATCATACACTACACTCTTAgacaaaaaggtgctatctagaaccaaaaatggttatttTGGCTGTCACCATAGGAGAAGCCTGTGAAGAACCACTTTTGTTTacgggtagaacccttttgggttccaagtagaaccctttccacagaggcctctacatggaacccaaaagggttttaccaggagTCAAAAAGTActcccctatggggacagccgcagaaccctaTTGAAACCATTTCTTCTAGGAGTATAGACACAGCCATCATCAGACCCGTCAGTCTGTCTCAAACCCAGTCATCAACACCAAACCCATATAGATGACATCAATCCACAWGACCACAGTAATAATGTTATCATTTCACTCTTAAAAGTGTTCAGTAAAGGATGCGTTATAAAGGTATTGTATCATTTCAGACAGTAGTTTTAGAAGAAGCCAAGCCGAGCCAAAATGGAGCCCCGAAAATTGTGCGCAATTGTGTACAACGACATCCATttcttatgatatgttacatcctgcattttttttttacaatattctGCAATtcatatgatacagtatgttatgaattccaataaGTACAATATGTGAcaaatttgtaagtgcttaagatcaTGTTCAATCTCTTTAACTAGCACACTTATTGAGAAGAGTTCATGTAAAATATGCATAAGCACACTACCAGATTTATTGTGTTACAATAGGCAAGTGCCAAATGTAGTTATGGCCCCCACAGTGTGTGGACTGTTGGGCTGCAGATTAATGTCCTCCTATTCCTtttagtttatcaacattttatttatttaaaaaacaagacaacATGCAATGTCCTCCTATCCCTGACATATGTTCCCCCCGTTTATTCCATCCTCCAGAGGCATGAAGGTGATCGAAAACAGAGCATCGAAGGATGAGGAGAAGATGGAGCTGCAGGAGATCCAGCTGAAGGAGGCCAAGCACATCGCTGAGGAGGCTGACAGGAAATACGAGGAGGTGAGTTTCCTAGCATTCCTTAGGCTGATACtttattatatacagtgccttcggaaagcattcagacccattgactttttcctcattttgttacgttacagccttattctaaaatggattaaataaaaatacattctcatcaatctacacacaatacctcacaatgacaaagcgaaaacaggtttttataatcttTTTCCAATTtattacagaaataccttatgtacataagtattcagacccagaccctatgagactcgaaattgaactcaggtgcatcctgttcccgttgatcatccttcagatgtttctacaacttgattggagtcacctgtggtaaattcaattgattggacatgatttggaaaggcacacaccttgtcccacaggtcccacagttgacagtgcatgtcagagcaaaaaccaagccatgaggttgaaggaattgtctgtagagctctgagacaggattgtgtcgaggcacagatctggggaagggtaccaaaaaaatgtctgcagcattgaaggtccccaagaacaccgtggcctccatcattcttaaatggaggaagtttggaaccaccaaggctcttcctagagctggccacccggcaaaactgagcaatcgggggagaagggccttggtcagggaggtgaccaagaacccgatggtcactccgacagagctctagagttcctctgtggagatgggagaaccttccagaaggacaaccatctctgcagcactccaccaattaggcctttatggtagagtggcaaggcggaagctactcctcagtaaaaggcacatggcagcccacttggagttgccaaaaggcacctaaagactcagaccatgagaaacaagattctctggtctgatgaatccaagattgaactctttggcctgaatgccaagtgtcacatctggaggaaactagaggtcgaccgattatgatttttcaataccgataccgattattggaggacagaaaagccgataccgattaatcggccgatttatttaaaaaatatatatatatattatatatatatatatcatacacacacacatttttgtaataatgacaattgcaacaatactgaatgaacaatgaacacttttattttaacttaatataatacataaatacacacgcacgcacactgctctgaagtgacaatgatactgaagagtctgcttaggagacaaatactctcaactgtttgaataaaaatagagtttaagttacctgtgatgaatgttgaaaacaaaaacttaaatttctatatgcaggaaatcctattttaataatgggcatggtaagaattgacaaccaaagtgcgagtcataattcccatgacacctagcaaaatctgaaaagcggttccttcatttattccataggatatttttagattcacttaaaataaggtctgtgtttcgtgtaggcttacatcaccgtgccaattttataactgtgtagatatccataggacaaggtaactctgatcaatattggctaaatataagcgaagataaaaaaaattgtagagtggatttatgaaaatatgttgacaaatgttACCTtgtcctagtgagatttacacgggtatcaaaacgtcgaggcggtttaagcctgcacgaaacacagaccttatttgaagtagatcaagacattctctatggaagacatgaacggtaaaataacgaaggaacccctttcaaattcagccgcaagttattacaggaattataacgcgtcgactatttctctctaaaccatatacctttgactaatccggaaactatcacctcgaaaacaaaacgtttattccgttccgtattttatctaacgggtggcatccatgagtctaaatattcctgttacattgcacaaccttcaatgttgtcataattacgtaaaattctggcaaattagttcgcaaagagccaggcggcccaaactgttgcatatactctgactctgcgtgcaatgaacgcaagagaaatgacagaatttgacctggttaatattgcctgctaacctggatttcttttagctaaatatgcaggtttaaaaatatatacttgtgtattgattttaagaaaggcattgatgtttatggttaagtacacattggagcaatgacagtcattgattgattgttttttataagataagtttaatgctagctagcaacttaccttagcttactgcattcgctaacaggcaggctcctcgtggagtgcaatgtaatcaggtgttagagcattggactagttaactgtaaggttgcaagattggatcccccgagctgacaaggttaaaaatctggccgtcattgaaaataagaatgtgttcttaactgacttgcctagttaaataaagattaaataaaggtgtaaaaaaaacaaaacggcaaatcggcgcccaaaaataccgatttccgattgttatgaaaacttgaaatcggcccgattaaccggtcgacctctagaggaaacctggcaccatccctacggtgaagcatggtggtggcagcatcatgttgtggggatgtttttcagcggcagggactgggagactagtcaggatcaagggaaagatgaacagagcaaagtacagagagatacttgatgaaaacctgttccagagtgctcaggaacaaagactggggcgaaggttcaccttccaacaggacaacgaccctacgcatacagccaagacaacgcagaagtggctttgggacaagtctcagaatgtccttgaaaaattgaaggggtctgaatacttcccgaaggcactgtacttctGAGGTcctcgtgtgtatgtgtgtgcgcgtgtgggaAACAGACAGCATATAGACCTGTACATGAAACTAAACATATAACATATTGATTGCTTGGTGCACCAATGTGCTATAGTGATGTGTTGTCCTATTATGGGTGAAAACAGGTCGCCCGTAAGCTGGTCATCATTGAGAGTGATCTGGAACGTACAGAGGAGCGCGCTGAGCTCTCTGAAGGGTAAAAACTTTGYAACCAACCACAAAATACAYCACAATTTACTGCTTTGGAGACAACCTGCTGTTACTCTTATTGTGTYCTTATTGCCCTGTTATAACTCTTGTTTCTTTCCCCRGTCGGTCRTCCTATTYCATtcgttccttctcctcctctgctccttcaACCATACCTAAAACACCAGCAAATGCGCTGAGCTTGAGGAAGAGTTGAAGACAGTCACAAACAACCTGAAGTCTCTTGAGGCTCAGGCAGAGAAGGTAGGTGTCTGTTTAGACAAATGTATGTCTTCTCAGGTCGTTGCAGTCAGGGGTTATATCCCCATTGCCTGCTAGTATAGCCATAGAGATAAAGGGAGGTAACTCTATTGAGTAGGCCCACTCATTTCTGCCTGTTATCCCTTGAACCAGTTCATGTCGGTAGTGCTGTGATGATGACTTTCTGACCTGCGCTCCACTATGTCACTACAGTACTCACAGAAGGAGGACAAGTACGAGGAGGAGATCAAGGTTCTCACCGACAAGCTAAAGGAGGTGAGTTCCCTTTAGTGTTAGCAAATTAGTCCCTGTTTACATTCACTTTACCATTAGCTAAAGTTGGACATTAGCGTTAGCATGTTAGCCACTAGATGTTCTGTAAAGTGGGACCATAGAAAGGGTGGAGAACACTGGACATTgcattatatatctatgttgaaACATGTTTTGGTGTGATGAGGATGGGAGACACTCATCACATCTTGTCTGCCTCTTGTGCCACAGGCTGAGACCCGTGCTGAGTTCGCTGAGAGGTCCGTGGCCAAGCTTGAGAAGACCATTGATGATCTGGAGGGTATGGACCTTTTTCCTTTCAGTTCATATATTGTGAAGCATTTTCTATGTGAAAATCTGAGGTAAGTTGTATAGTAAAACAGGAcatatgcagtgccttcagaaagtattcaccctccgttgtattgtgttacagcctgaatttaaaattgattacattttgtcactggcttacacacaatatcccataatatcagaggaattatgtttttagaaatgtttacaaattaataaaaaatgatacgttgaaatgtcttgagtcaataagtattcaacccctttgttatgacaagcctaaataagttcaggagtaaatggGCACATGGgcacactc contains:
- the LOC112067751 gene encoding tropomyosin alpha-1 chain isoform X2, whose translation is MDAIKKKMQMLKLDKENALDRAEGAEGDKKAAEDKSKQLEDDLVALQKKLKGTEDELDKYSESLKDAQEKLELAEKKATDAEADVASLNRRIQLVEEELDRAQERLATALTKLEEAEKAADESERGMKVIENRASKDEEKMELQEIQLKEAKHIAEEADRKYEEVARKLVIIESDLERTEERAELSEGKCAELEEELKTVTNNLKSLEAQAEKYSQKEDKYEEEIKVLTDKLKEAETRAEFAERSVAKLEKTIDDLEDPLYRQLEKNRLLSNELRVVLNQD
- the LOC112067751 gene encoding tropomyosin alpha-1 chain isoform X1 encodes the protein MDAIKKKMQMLKLDKENALDRAEGAEGDKKAAEDKSKQLEDDLVALQKKLKGTEDELDKYSESLKDAQEKLELAEKKATDAEADVASLNRRIQLVEEELDRAQERLATALTKLEEAEKAADESERGMKVIENRASKDEEKMELQEIQLKEAKHIAEEADRKYEEVARKLVIIESDLERTEERAELSEGKCAELEEELKTVTNNLKSLEAQAEKYSQKEDKYEEEIKVLTDKLKEAETRAEFAERSVAKLEKTIDDLEDELYAQKLKYKAISEELDHALNDMTSI